In Gadus macrocephalus chromosome 4, ASM3116895v1, the following proteins share a genomic window:
- the LOC132455234 gene encoding E3 ubiquitin-protein ligase TRIM39-like, giving the protein MASAMSSWSEDNFSCSICLDVFNSPVTTPCGHNFCRICLTKFWDEQAKYKCPVCNEHFPTRPDPRVNTLLSELAAQFRTTVRVEEKPCVEPAEVPCDVCTGIQLRAVKSCLVCLTSYCQTHLDPHQRVAGLQKHRLVEPMDRLEDRMCKKHDRLLELFCRTEQMCVCQFCTEGDHRSHPVVPLKEEYEVKMAQLGKIEAELPQMIQERKLKIKEIKATVERSQSDAEREIADGGQILTALIGCVEKCRDDFKQTVKERLKSTEKQAEDLIKELEQEIEDLTNRSLQVKPISHTKDHLHFLQAFRSLKDPPPTRDWTTEEVRPPSYVGTLRRSLDQLEETLNMEMKKLSDDELKRVQQYEVDVTLDPDTAHPQLILSEDGKQVQYGGVWKEFPDNPERFAYHIFVLAKQSFSSGRFYFEVQVKDKTEWCLGVARESIDRKGRIKFTSKTGYWTLYFKKDTLFFCDDPDVRPRADLQKVGVFVDYDEGLVSFYDVEARVHIYSATGCTFSEPLYPLLCPCDHEFDRNSGPLIISPVNQTD; this is encoded by the coding sequence ATGGCCTCTGCTATGTCTTCCTGGTCTGAAGataacttttcatgttccatctgtctggatgtgttcaacagtccagtcaccacaccatgtggacacaacttctgcagaatcTGTCttacaaagttctgggatgaacaagccaagtacaaatgtcctgtttgcaatgAGCATTTCCCCACAAGACCTGATCCCCGGGTCAATACCCTCTTATCAGAGCTGGCCGCTCAGTTTAGAACGACTGTACGAGTAGAAGAGAAGCCTTGTGTTGAGccagcagaagttccctgtgacgtctgtactgggatCCAGCTGAGggccgtgaagtcctgcctagtgtgtttaacctcttactgccaaacccacctggatcCACATCAGAGAGTAGCAGGCCTtcagaaacatcggctggtcgagcctatggaccgtctggaagacaggatgtgtaagaaacacgaccgacttctggagctcttctgcaggacggaacagatgtgtgtgtgtcagttctgcacagAGGGTGACCACaggtcccatcctgttgtacctctaaaggaggaatatgaagtgaagatggcccagctggggaagatagaggctgaacttccacagatgatccaggagagaaaactAAAGATTAAGGAGATTAAAGCAACAGTAGAACGCAGCCAATCAGACGCAGAAAGAGAGATAGCCGATGGTGGGCAGATCCTCactgctctgataggctgtgttGAAAAGTGCCGGGATGATTTCAAACAAACAGTTAAAGAGAgactgaaatccacagagaaacaagctgaagacctcatcaaagagctggagcaggaaatagaagatctgaccaataggagcTTACAGGTGAAGCCAATCTCACACactaaagaccacctccacttcctccaggccttcagatccctgaaggatcctccacccaccagggactggacgacagaggaggtccgtcctccgtcatacgtagggaccttgaggagatcccttgatcagctggaggagacactgaacatggagatgaagaagctgagtGATgatgaactgaagagggtccagcagtatgaagtagatgtgactctggatcctgatacagctcatccacagctcatcctgtctgaagatgggaaacaagtacaatATGGAGGTGTATGGAAGGAATTCCCAGACAACCCTGAGAGATTTGCATACCATATATTTGTACTTGCAAAGCAGAGCTTCTcatcagggagattttactttgaagtccaggttaaagacaagactgaatggtgtttaggagtggccagagagtccatcgacaGAAAAGGTCGGATCAAATTTACCTCTAAGACGGGTTACTGGactctttacttcaaaaaggATACGTTGTTTTTTTGTGATGACCCTGATGTCCGTCCGAGAGCTGatctccagaaggtgggggtgtttgttgattatgatgaaggtctggtctccttctatgatgtggaagccagggttcatatttactctgctactggctgcacctttagtgagcctctctatccattaCTCTGTCCATGTGATCATGAATTTGATAGAAACTCTggccccctgatcatctcacctgtcaatcaaacggatTAA
- the LOC132455237 gene encoding E3 ubiquitin-protein ligase TRIM39-like has protein sequence MANTSWSEENFSCPICLDVFSSPVSTPCGHNFCRTCITKFWDEQVKYKCPVCNKIFDIRPDLQVNTLLSELATPFRKSLRAKKQRCVEPGEVPCDVCIGTQLKAVKSCLVCFTSYCQTHLEPHQRVAGLKKHRLVEPMDRLEDRMCKKHDRLLELFCQTEQVFVCQFCTEGDHRSHPVVPLKEEYEVKMAQLGKIEAEVQQMIHNRIRIIQGIKDTVELSKKDCDREIADGLLVFTTLKRCIGKCQDDFHRAVKEKLNSTEKRAENLIKELEQEINDLTNRSSEVKQLSHNEDPLHFLQAFRSLKDPPPTRDWTTVEVRPPSYVGTLRRSLDKLEETLNMEMKKLRDAELKRVQQYEVDVTLDPDTAYPKLIMSEDGKQVHYGGVRKKLLTNPKRFTRYTCVLTRQCFSSGRFYFEVQVKDKTEWCLGVARESIDRKGCIIFSPKTGYWTLYFKKDTLLFGEDPDIRPRAELQKVGVFVDYDEGLVSFYDVEARVHIYSATGCTFSEPLYPLLCPCDHEFDRNSAPLIISPVNQTD, from the coding sequence atggctaacacttcctggtctgaggagaacttttcatgtcccatctgtctggatgtgttcagcagtccagtttccacaccatgtggacacaacttctgcagaacctgtattactaagttctgggatgaacaagtcaaGTACAAATGTCCAGTTTGCAACAAGATTTTTGACATAAGACCTGACCTACAGGTCAATACCCTCTTATCAGAGCTGGCTACTCCGTTTAGAAAGTCCTTACGAGCAAAAAAGCAGCGATGTGTTGAACcaggagaagttccctgtgacgtctgtattgggacccagctgaaggctgtaaagtcctgcctagtgtgtttCACCTcatactgccaaacccacctggagccacatcagagagtagcaggcctgaagaaacatcggctggtcgagcctatggaccgtctggaagacaggatgtgtaagaaacacgaccgacttctggagctcttctgccagactgaacaggtgtttgtgtgtcagttctgcacagAGGGTGACCACaggtcccatcctgttgtacctctaaaggaggaatatgaagtgaagatggcccagctggggaagatagaggctgaagttcaGCAGATGATCCATAACAGAATACGAATTATTCAGGGCATTAAAGACACAGTAGAATTAAGCAAAAAAGACTGCGATAGAGAGATAGCCGATGGTTTGCTGGTCTTCACCACTCTGAAGCGCTGCATTGGAAAATGCCAGGATGATTTCCATCGAGCGGTTAAAGAGAAACTCAATTCCACAGAGAAACGAGCTGAaaacctcatcaaagagctggagcaggaaataaatgacctgaccaatagaagctcagaaGTGAAGCAACTCTCACACAATGAAGaccccctccacttcctccaggccttcagatccctgaaggatcctccacccaccagggactggacgacggtggaggtccgtcctccgtcatacgtagggaccttgaggagatcacTGGATAAGCTGGAAGAGActctgaacatggagatgaagaagctgcgtgatgctgaactgaaaagggtccagcagtatgaagtagatgtgactctggatcctgatacagcttaTCCCAAGCTCATcatgtctgaggatgggaaacaagtacattaTGGAGGTGTAAGGAAAAAACTCCTAAccaaccctaagagatttactCGGTATACATGTGTTCTCACAAGGCAgtgcttctcctcagggagattttactttgaggtccaggttaaagacaagactgaatggtgtttaggagtggccagagagtccatagACAGAAAAGGTTGCATCATATTCAGCCCTAAAACAGGTTACTGGactctttacttcaaaaaggATACGTTGTTATTCGGTGAGGACCCTGATATCCGTccgagagctgagctccagaaggtgggggtgtttgttgattatgatgagggtttggtctccttctatgatgtggaagccagggttcatatctactctgctactggctgcacctttagtgagcctctctatccattaCTCTGTCCATGTGATCATGAATTTGATAgaaactctgcccccctgatcatctcacctgtcaatcaaacagattAA
- the LOC132455224 gene encoding E3 ubiquitin-protein ligase TRIM39-like: protein MASAKTSWSEDNFSCSICLDVFSNPVTTPCGHNFCRTCITKFWDEQVQYKCPVCNKIFDIRPDLQVNTLLSELATPFRKSLQANEQPCVEPAEVPCDVCIGTQLKAVKSCLVCFTSYCQTHLEPHQRVAGLKKHRLVEPMDRLEDRMCKKHDRLLELFCQTEQVFVCQFCTEGDHRSHPVVPLKEEYEVKMAQLGKIEAEVQQMIQERKLKIKEIKATVERSKSDADREIADGGQIINALICCVEKCRDDFNQTVNEKLKSTGKQAVDLIKELEQEIEDLTNRSSEVKQLSHTIDHLHFLQDFSSLKDPPPTRDWTTVEVRPPSYVGTLRRSLDQLEETLNMEMKKLSDDELKRVQQYEVDVTLDPDTAQTTLILSEDGKQVHHGFVGKKLPDNPKRFKFHIFVLTKQSFSSGSFYFEVQVKEHTAWRLGVAKESINRKGRIIVTPEMGYWTLYFNKDGLVFQDNPAVHVPLRAELQKVGVFVDYDEGLVSFYDVEARVHLYSATGCTFTEPLHPFFAPCLYGDQGINSPPMIISPVNQKD from the coding sequence ATGGCCTCTGCTAAGACTTCTTGGTCTGAAGataacttttcatgttccatctgtctggatgtgttcagcaaCCCAGTCaccacaccatgtggacacaacttctgcagaacctgtattactaagttctgggatgaacaGGTCCAGTACAAATGCCCCGTTTGCAACAAGATTTTCGACATAAGACCTGACCTACAGGTCAATACCCTCTTATCAGAGCTGGCTACTCCGTTTAGAAAGTCCTTACAAGCAAAtgagcagccttgtgttgaaccagcagaagttccctgtgacgtctgtattgggacccagctgaaggctgtaaagtcctgcctagtgtgtttCACCTcatactgccaaacccacctggagccacatcagagagtagcaggcctgaagaaacatcggctggtcgagcctatggaccgtctggaagacaggatgtgtaagaaacacgaccgacttctggagctcttctgccagactgaacaggtgtttgtgtgtcagttctgcacagAGGGTGACCACaggtcccatcctgttgtacctctaaaggaggaatatgaagtgaagatggcccagctggggaagatagaggctgaagttcagcagatgatccaggagagaaaactAAAGATTAAGGAGATTAAAGCAACAGTAGAACGCAGCAAATcagatgcagacagagagatagccgatGGTGGGCAGATCATCAATGCTCTGATATGCTGCGTTGAAAAGTGCCGGGATGATTTCAACCAAACAGTTAAcgagaaactgaaatccacaggGAAACAAGCTGTAGATCTCATCAAAGaactggagcaggaaatagaagatctgaccaatagaagctcagaggtgaagcagctctcacacactatagaccacctccacttcctccaggacTTCAgttccctgaaggatcctccacccaccagggactggacgacggtggaagtccgtcctccgtcatacgtagggaccttgaggagatccctggatcagctggaggagactctgaacatggagatgaagaagctgagtGATGATGAACTGAaaagggtccagcagtatgaagtagatgtgactctggatcctgatacagctcaaACCAcgctcatcctgtctgaggatgggaaacaagtacatcaTGGATTTGTAGGGAAGaaactcccagacaaccctaagagatttaaATTCCATATATTTGTTCTCACAaagcagagcttctcctcagggagtttttactttgaggtccaggttaaggAACATACTGCATGGCGTTTAGGAGTGGCCAAagagtccatcaacagaaaaGGTCGGATAATAGTGACCCCTGAGATGGGCTACTGGACTCTTTACTTCAACAAGGATGGGTTGGTATTTCAGGATAACCCTGCTGTCCATGTCCCtttgagagctgagctccagaaggtgggggtgtttgttgattatgatgagggactggtctccttctatgatgtggaagccagggttcatctctactctgctactggctgcacctttaCTGAGCCTCTCCATCCATTCTTCGCTCCATGTTTATATGGTGATCAAGGTATAAACTCTCCCCCcatgatcatctcacctgtcaatcaaaaagACTAA